CCCGGCACCGTCACGTTCGTCGTCCCGCCGGCGGTGAGCGTGACCTTCTTGCCGAGCACGGTGGCGCCGGCCACGCTCGACTCGGCGACGGGCGCTTCGCCCGCGGCACAGGTCGCGGTCGACGTGACGGCCCCGACCTCGATGAGCGACAGCAGTGGCAGTCCGGGCACGTGCAGCCGGGCGTTGGCCAGCCGGGTGCTGCCCTCCGCCTTCTCGGGCGTCACGGTCGCCTTCGCCTGCGCCACGTCGGCGCGCAGCACGCTGAACGGCTTTCCGCCGTCCACGCCTTCCAGTTGTGCGGTGAGCACGGTCTTCTCGGCGTTGCCGGGTGCCGACACCTCGTTGAGGGTGACGGCGAGCGGGACGTTGACGGTCTTGTTGAGCAGGGAGACGTCCAGCCCGGTGCGCAGGACGAGCGCGCTCGCGCGCCCCTGGTCGGGGGTCGCGTGCGCGGAGCCCGCGCCGGCCAGGGCCGCGGGACCGGCGGCGAGGACGGCGGCGGCCGCGAGCGCGACCGGACGACGTGCGGGCATACGGGAGTTGGTGCCGTTCACGGTGGTGGGACCCCCCAGAAGAGTGACGCTTGGGACCCAGAAAGAATTACGCACTGAGAGTGAACGGGAAGCGATCCTGCGTCACTTCACCCCATCGGGGGGTTTCTGTGAACGAGTTCGATTTCCCGGCACAGATGTCCCCCCCGACCGTCGCTCGTTCAACGACCCCGGCCCGCACGCCGGCCCTCCGACGGGCGACGGGCCACGAGCGCTCCTATGCTGAGGTAAAGGGCCTTGCGGCCCAGGTCGCGGGCCTCTCCTCGTCGTGCTGGGAGCAGTCCATGAGGCGATCGTGCCGACGACTGCGCAGGGGGGCCGTCACCGCGGCGGCGGTGGGGGCACTCGTGGTGCCCCTCGCGGGCGGACCCGCCCTCGGGGCGCCCGACTCCGCACCGGCCGTCGCCGGACAACCCTCGCCCTCCCCGTCGCCCTCGGACGGTTTCCGCGCGCTGACCCCCGAGGTGAAACAGCAGGTCGACCGGGCCGTGCAGCAGGTCATGCGCGACGCGGACATCCCCGGCGTGACCGTGGGCATCTGGACCCCCGACAAGGGCAGCCACGTACGGTCGTTCGGCGTCGCCGACAAGGAGACCGGCCGGCCGATGTCGCCCAACCTGTACATGCGGATCGGCAGCGAGACCAAGACCTTCACCGTGACGGCCCTGCTGAAGCTGGTCGACGAGGGCAAGGTCGGCCTCG
This region of Streptomyces chromofuscus genomic DNA includes:
- a CDS encoding SCO1860 family LAETG-anchored protein, with the translated sequence MNGTNSRMPARRPVALAAAAVLAAGPAALAGAGSAHATPDQGRASALVLRTGLDVSLLNKTVNVPLAVTLNEVSAPGNAEKTVLTAQLEGVDGGKPFSVLRADVAQAKATVTPEKAEGSTRLANARLHVPGLPLLSLIEVGAVTSTATCAAGEAPVAESSVAGATVLGKKVTLTAGGTTNVTVPGVGEVRLDLSKRETTTRTAAATALELTVSVDPLKLNVAEVRGTVTLAKATCEAPPAPTGPAAESPAPSAGTGTDPVTDVRPQGAPAQAGLAKTGGNAMTPYVVGGALALLVAGGGAVAVARRNRG